A region of the Hydra vulgaris chromosome 12, alternate assembly HydraT2T_AEP genome:
aaaatatagtattgCCATAGTTTATTGACAATAACAAGGACTTCTTTGacttttaaatatacttattattctattattaagtgtttatattattatagcaTTTGTTTATTCAGGTGCATTTCATTAAAGATGAGCAGTGTATAAGTGAGACAGTTGTGTGGCTATGCAACATAACAACATTTGGTATCATGTAATAGTTaccaaagtaaattttattattttgtttattttgatattttattttcaatattgtgCGTTTATAAGCCaaatactgttttatttaaaagtagtttatcattttaataatttgctctaCTATTCAGATAAATGAAAATATCGCCAAAGTTTTTGAAATGGAGTAGGTAACAGCATGTGACAAATTAAAATTGTCTGGTTCTTATCTGAATGACGAATTTAGCTGTCTACAGTGGTATAAAtctattgtttcatttttattgttcGCTAATACCAGTGTTtcttaattaatagtttttttttttttgaaaacttaaaaaaatatcttaataaaattGTAGAGTATTAAGCATTAGatgttttaccttttttttgagtgaaaaaaatgaaataaagtttcttttagtgaaaaagattatttaatgttttaaattatgacCTGATCCAATATGAAATAGAAATcgtgagaattttttttttcttcaggcTAAAGTTTCTTGTTCttctatttgttttaatttgaaataagttATCTGAAATATAAGATGGGactaatttatgttttaagttaagcatgaataaaatattttgatatatgttAATTTAGTAGGCGTTTAGTGCATTCAAGGTTTTTAGTATGGTTTAGCACGgatgaattaattttattaaaaagcaatcTTGATGCATATTTTTGACTTATATAAAGAGTATGCAATTGCCCGTGTTATATTAGCAATTGCCCGTGTTATATTAGCAATTGCCCGTGTTATATTAGCAATTGCCCGTGTTATATTAGCAATTGCCCGTGTTATATTAgccaatttttttactttgtagaGTAACGGGTGATGCGTAAGTTAtcagacaaaataaaaacgtcaataacttatttataaatgaaaaaaaaaactattattatatttttttatacaaagtatttatcttttaataaaaataagctattttttaaatgaaaaagcaCCACCGTTTGCAATTGATCTCAATTTTGCTCTAACGCCTTTTATAAGCgactgtaaaaaatttaaatcgattttttgtagttttaatttaattcgaTCAATCAACACTTGCTCTGTTGAAGCTTGCCAATCTTCCTCGTAAACCTTTTGTTCCAAATGCCcccaaaagttttcaattcgATTCTTTATTAACGTAATAGACATATTGGTCCATCTAATTTAGAGAATCTTTAGAATAATGAGAACTTGCTGAATCTGgccaaaataaatagttaaagtCTCCGTGATACTTGTGAATGAATGGAAGAAGtcgtttttaaatacatttatcaATATAGATCGATGAATTAATAGCTACAGCCTTGAAAGTGCGAAACAATGGGTCGGACATACCACGGTAAGATATGGTTATCtacattattagttttttttggaaatttctttttttctataaaacgAACTCTTTCggacatgtttttttgttgtttgtgtaGTATCTAGAATTTCCAGGCATATTGTCCCCtgaaaacaaaagtattttttgtcaTAGATAACCAGTAGCGATTTtgagttatagtttttttttgcttttaattgttGTTCTATAGTGTATTTTGGAGTTTTTTCAcgttttctatatttaatattcatttttttcaactaacgaCCAATTGTCGATTGATTTACACcgaatttaaaacctttttttctcgGACTGACCCCTTTTTGATTGTTGATAAGTCTCGTTAATTCGGCTTTCTTTTCTCTAGTCCAGGATGTTGGACGACCAGGGTgctttttatcagaaaaatattgaacaagtcTTTTCAGGTTATCATATATTGTCCTTCGCGCAAATCCTtccttttaaaatgatttacaatttcttttttttatatattaggtttATTTGCAAGAAACATTTGAGTCGCTATCGAAAAGATTCTCGTTCAGCTGCATTTAacctcattttaaataattgtttcaaataataaacatgttttataGAACGTCCATGCCCACgcataaaaccacaaaaacaaattataatattcaattaaattcAGATTTGTTTGATAACTTCCGCATCACCCTTTATCTTAgtgtttttttgaaacattagtGTTTATTGTACTTATATTggcttttcaaaatatatttttgtcaaCAAGTATCTCcaaaatttagttgttttagtttttttgatgtttacattatctattttatattatttgtgtattatttttttgatctttgaGAATGAAGCGGTCACACACTGCTCAAATATGCTTTGGTCACACTGATCTAGAGAATAAAGTAATTCAGGcagaaacttataaaatattgtttgtaaGCGGTCGGAAAATTACAAttgactaaaaataatttttaactgatgcaaattaaaatattttatagcaaaaggggtaaaataaaaaaatacatatatataaaaaacaaacaaaaaaaactgaactTTCAGGCTTGACAAAtactttttgagattttatcTTTCAGCTATACCCAGtaagaaataataaatcatgTTAACAACTAATCTAGCCGTGCGATCTTCTTCAATGTTTGGATTGAACTCacttaaatctaataatttgGTATAAGTATTTTTACCTGCTAAATAGCAAATATCTACAGCATCCTGCGCAGATAACCCAATAACAGAAGGACAACTAACGCCTGGGCAATCGGCGCCTGTTATAGAATCAATATCAAAAGAAACAAACAATGGTCGACTCTTAAAATCGTTaagcacatttttaaaacattcatttgcACCCTTCTTGTGTATCTCAGATAGCCATACAATTTTACCgcttttactttgaatatattttacatgCTCTGCAGAACATTGACTGCCTTGACTAgcaaattctaaaaacattccCTTATCTTTAATATACATCTCATCCTCAAGCAATTGGCGAAAAGGACTTCCTGAGTGAGCGAGACTGCCATTAATAAGAGGACGCACATCAAGATGAGCATCAATATTAACAACTCCTATATTTCCAGATTTCATTGAAGACATGAGGCCTTTAGCATTGGGATAACTTTGATCATTACCTCCTCCAACAACAATAACTATAAAACCATCATTTAACAAACTAGAAACTTCTGATGCTAAAATTTCATGATTATTTTCAAGCGAGTCACTAATCTGTATATCACCACGATCCTCAAAATGAATATTACTCAAATCAATGTTAAATTCTGGATTAATTACCGTACccattttttctaactttttgcGAATGCAACAAGGTCCATTTTTAGAACCAACACGACCATTGTTCCGTTCAACTCCAATATCACATGGATACCCCAAAATTGCAACTTTTGCCTTCTTATTACCAGAGTAAGGTAGTTGCAAAAGATCTCCGAGACGTGGATCTCcaattttagacattttttggtttgaactgaaaaaatatatatccaacagtaaaaataaatagtaattattaaattttttgattgaaaataaatacacaataataaacaaataagtgataaattaaacaaatgcAACAAAGGAgctaaatagtataaaatatgattagagagagaaaaaaaaagtagaactaatttaaattctacaaaatttattaagttaacACAAATGTAAAACACAAACTATACATAACAATAATACACAAACTTGTGTAATTCTAAAGTAATAATctctatatataataaattaaattgttaaaacaaataaactattattttactttacatataagtaataattcttacgtttttataaaatcaaaataacttaaaacaaaagttaaatttgatagaagataaaactcaaaaaaaattggcaCATGATTTATAGCATattctaattataaaatatcaataaaaatttccaaataTCTTAGCTTTACCAAtggttgttttttgttattgcattatttaaatttttaaataaaattaggctGTTAGGAAcataaaagaatatttgttgttcattttataactaacaaaaaagttttaaacaagtgtaaaatatttaatatttaaatgctGTATGAGATTAGAAAATtctttaagaaatataaaaatagattttcaaaacatttttgtaattaaggCAAATAgtttaactccaaaaaatttttcaaaaaaagatcaCTATTACTCATTGACTCattgaaagaattaaaaaaaaaaaaaaaaaaaaaaaaacctgttataaaataacagggaaaaaaaaagatattaacacTATTAACTTCTATTTTTCTTATAGAAGAATTAAACAAAAGCCTTGATAAAACTatagcaaaataaattataaacttttgtcTCCAGCACTGTCattggaaaaaattttcaaggttTTGTTTTTACGCCTGAATGAATTCCTTAAGTTATGAGCCCATGTAGATAAAAGTTTTGACTCATTGTTTGGCATATTAACAGATCTCCCATAATGCTCGATAACTAAACGTGGTGGTGAACCATCaagtcttttttcaaaataaaatcttacacACGATCCAGTCAGTTTAAGCCCTGAAGAATATTCATTCCCATATATATCACAAGTATGTTGTGCCTCCCAATACTTAATACATTTCCAACGACTTATCTCTAAGTGTTCAGGTGACATGCACATCTCTGGTCCAATTTCCTCTATCCATGAATTTATCTTTGTTACACCTTCATCACGATCTTGAAGACTTGGGTCCATTTCTAATAGAGAACCAACAACATTGTCTAAATTTGGttcattgttttttgtatttgaatGATATCTTGCATATGTGGGCTCATTTTTAAAGCAACTGTTTCCCATTATTTATCATATTGTtttggtaaataattttttacactaaattaaaacaaaaaacatccaTCCAACtatttctggaaaaaaaaaaaagatgtttataaattagaaatatgaaacaataaaaaaaattaacattctTAAATTATTGTCACTATTTCAGGCTGTTAAGGTGTCATTTGttttccttttgttttttttatttatttttatgtgtgTTTAACTTAATAAGTTAATTGATgtattttaactgtaaaaaattcaacaaaaaaagaaaatattacaaaaacataccaaagataaaaaagaattaaaataaattaatgtatgAGAcctttaaagatgaaaaaaatgacaacTTGAAAGCTGctacttataatttttaaaaccatctTGAATATTAGGGGTAAAGTAGCCTAAATTGGAACATCCAaggaataaatcattttttacagtaaaaaaaaaaaactttgaaagcctttgttaaatgaataatataaagttataaccTCACTTTAACCTTATTAGACTTTAATAAATTCATCATTATTAGAGctaaatttagatttattaaccTACCGCTTCTACTCAATTTCTacatttctaacatttttaCAGTTCTAGCTTAAATTTTTGGTATTATTAATCCTGCGCTCTTATCACCCTTTCATACAcctattattgatatttttttaactattaattttttgaaacccTGAACACATTTCTggaacaaatttatataatatcatatatacaTAAGAAGCAAATTTGCAACATCTCAGTCTTTATGTGGTCAATGGacatataaatatgttaatactattattttcaacaagaaaatatttagttaactttattaCATTTAGGTGCTAAGTCCTGTTTTtgctaaaacttgttttataatacaacaacaacaaaaagtttaaagagaatttacaaagaaaattttgcttagataaaattttttcattatcaaaTTTTCTTTCAAGAAATATCTTGACTAACTAAAGATAAGGTGCAAAAAATCTTGACACTGTAAAggtttaaatggtttaaaagttactgaAAGGGTGTGCTGTGTTTGAGAACATTTTCATAAGCTTATTTTTAACTCAACAAACACATTTGCGTAGTGTAAAAtacattttctaataatttctttagCCAAAATGTTAATAATCAATCAGtaaactataatttatttatattatatgtgtgcgtgtgtgtgtgtgtgtgtgtgtgtgtgtgtgtgtgtgtgtgtgtgtgtgtgtgtgtgtgtgtgtgagtgtgtgtgtaacatacatacatacatacatacatacatacatcagtacatacatgcatatgtatctgtatgtgtgtgtttatatatgtatgtaacatacatacatacatacatacatacatacatacatacatacatacatacatacatacatacatacatacatacatacatacatacatacatacatacatacatatgtatctATATGTGTGCGTTTGTGTGCCTTTTTTAGTTTGTATCTAAACAAAATTACGttcatttgaattaaatttgcTCATACAGTTAGAGTTTTTGATTAGACTTATGACAATAAAGTtgttatattattgataaaacaaataattcaaCTAAATATTAAGAGCCTTTTAAAAATGGATAACCTACGATACAAATAGATAATCAATGCATTACgctttgattttgtttttgttagaaagaattatgataacaattttgataaattcggtacaaaaaaacacttgaataacaaaatacaaaatataaattaattagacACGAATCGTTTTCGAGAGCATGCGCTGTAGAATGCCTTTAGATcaactaaaaatagtttaaatcagtaaacataatttttccataatttttaaagagaaaattctaataaaatttaaagtaaaaaattataatatttaagcaaaaataacttttactataagataataagtttttgttattgGTATTTGGATTAAGGCGTGTAAACAAAAGATATCGGTTATTTCAAATGCAAACATTTTCAACTTTATTGCGTAATCTATTTGCTACtttgaaaattttcctttttgaataaattacctTGTCGGTGGTGTGTTCGAGATAATCAACAGGGTTGGACAGCGtaggttataaatatatatatatatatatatatatatatatatatatatatatatatatatatatatatatatatatatatatatatatatatatatatatatatatatatatatatatatatatatatatatatatatatatatgggaaaGCGTGCACCCTTGATCATAAAATCCAGGGCGCATTATGCTAATAACATTCTCCtaaattgataataattgtaaaactaATATtgactataaaatatatataaatatgtatatatactttcttaaagtttattagaaccataaatatagaaaactcgaaaatagttttataattttgtctttcgtaaatttttgtttagtttttttcccccTGGATTTTAGGATCAAGGTAGCATACTTTCCactatacatatatgtatatataatctattttttgTTCCTACAGCTCAACTATTAGTACCCAGACCTCAATTATTAGTACCCGTGTAAGAGTGGGCAATATTTAGGGATCCCTACTCACGATCCACTTAGATATTTGGGCACccgaaattttttctttaaaacaaagaggttttaaaaaagtagcaaaaatgctcatattacccagaccacttggtaatatgagcactttaaattaactcaaaaaagtacattaactttgtaaaaaatataccaacctgacaattagaactaatttttgaaatattatgaatcgttattaacaaaacttatcattaaaagatcaaattttaggccactttttgttgaaacaatactactatgttttccgcaagaaaaaaaaaaattagttcgttattttttcaattttattaacttcaacCTTGGAACgataaaagttcaatttttttgaatttaaattacagaaaaatgtttagtattgttaaaatattaaaaaattttactatattttgtttttatttaaaaaaccaattaaaaccACTGCTTTTTTACGACTTTAAACTaggtaatttcaatgaaaatcaCTGGataatttgagcatgctcatattacacaaaaatggcatctttaaataaagtgaaAACTAAATAGCTCTacgcattattttttaaacaaaaatggatCGGATTTTTAgataacatatttttctttatgaaaaaactaatttcattattttagcaccaaaatttcgcgccacagatttattcatgcgtgatgatattattttaacaacgcaaaaaatttaacagcgttttaattagatgatagcCGCTAATTAGTGCATATAGATTTACGCCAATTGTACTGATTCCTGTAACTACCACATAAAGTCGATTCAAAAAATACATggcaactttaacttcactgcttacatctaagtaatctttaagtatgctcatattaccaaggtgctcatattaccctaatctaccctatatattttttgttctttttattctttttactacattttaaattttcgttacaatacttaaaatacaaatatataataataaaaaatatatgtatatatatatatatatatatatatatatatatatatatatatatatatatatatatatatatatatatatataatgatcgTTATTAAATAACGTGAAATGTtcgtgttaaaatttataagatatttacaagataaaaaatagGTTAATgaagtaagaaacttaaaatattccgttacaaatacaaaatacattattacatattacagttgttaatgatacatatataatttttataaattcatgtttaaatacaGGGTAAATAGGaagattactaaaaaatatcaaaaatgtatTGTTAAATCTTCGATtgtaaaaatgagttctttaagctttcgtttaaaagaaaaatattaaaaattcgtttaaaagaaaaatagttactttgatgaataaaaccctcaattataaataaaatttttccaacTATTATAttccataagaatggtccgcaataatcaatacaaagtttaaaaagatttgtttgaaaaatggactgcttaataaaattatcattgcgtaaaatgtatttatttttatcttttgatgaatacaaattatAGAAAGAAATCGGGGATGAATtgcttttacatttaaacataaaacaaagaatattaaaagtattaagctcatatatattaaaaactatcgTTTCAAATCATAAAGGCTTGGCATGAGTGtaacggtctttaaaatatataagatgtgctacatgcttctgcggacaataaagaggtttaagtttatttttatttgtactaccccaagcaatgtttgcatagtttatgtaacaatgaataaatgagcgatataattgtattaaagcatatttatttaaaacatttcttgctTTTAacaatattcctatactttttgaaattttacttgataagaTTTTTCCATATAAGATTTTCATCTATATAAACACCTAGAAAGTTGGTTACTGTTActtgtttaatttgtatattgtcaATAACAAGATGATGTATGTTAATTggcagtttatattttttaataagaggatggaaaagaatccattttagttttatcaatactAAGAGATAATTTGTTAGTCTTAAACCAGCcagatattttgattaactcGATGTTCAcgaaatgaaaaaaagtaaaaatgcattagtgtgacataaataaattagtttcatCAGCgaacataattgttattaaatccgaggcttttatagatattttagatcattaatataaataagggAAGAAAGAGGTACTAATATAGATCCTTGAAGAACACCACATataacatttaacaaatttaatgaaaatgtttCATCGGcgtaaataaattgtttacaattagttaaataacttttcaaccattttaaaacatttcctattataccataatatttTGATCTTTTAGCAAGAATTTTATGATTAATGGTACCAAACGCTTTCGCTAAATCCATAAATATTCCCAATGTGAATTgagaatttttaattaagtctGATATACCTCTTGTAAGCTGAATAATAGTATGCTcgcttgaattatttttttaaatccatattgcatgttatataataatttatttgataaaaggtgattgtatattttgttgtacaaaattctttctaaaattttagaaaaaaaaagaggggATAGAAATTGGACGATAGtgttttacattagttttttctccgtctttaaatatagaaataatttttgctatttttaaatcatcaggaAAAACTCCCTGGTTAagagagcatttaaaaataaaagtatatcttttaaaatgtcgaaacagtttataataatattctCATTGATATCATCTGGACCAATTGCTTTATTTGACTAAGAATTTAAAAGcactttcaaactcttcaaaagacaaatcaaaaaaaatttagatacgAGTTTGGAGGGTCATTTGTTgcctttattaattttttagggtaTGAAATTTTTTCGGCTAGGTTTGGTTCTacgaatacaaaatatttattaaatttggtagcaattatattttgatcaagaaaaaaatcatcATCTACTTTAATAACTGAGGGCAAAGATTGCGACATTTTCTTTAGTGTTACCAGTAATTTCGTTTATTACCtgccaagtgcgttttgagtttaatttgtaataattagtttaacttttttttttgggaggGGTCTTATCACCCCTCTCCCCCCATTctcctttcaaaaaaaaaaaatttaagttaaaattattattgaaaaaaaatatatgtcaaatatttttaacatgtaTACTTTCAAATATGCAAAAATAGTTGTTTGTCTTCGATGGGTCAATGATGATTTACAAGCACACGAAGAGTTCATTGGAATGCATCCGTTACCAAATACAACGAAGCCTTTGGAACAGCATATGgtttggaatatatatatatttgtaaacttattaaaaaattaccttaAAGAAATTCCAAACTCAATGCTATTAGAGAACTAatggaaaacaatttaaagtctatctataaattttttccaaCAAGGTGGACAGTGCGTAGCGATGTTTTTGAATTACTTCTAGAAAACTATCGCGAGCTAATAGAGCTTTGGAGATTTCAAGAGTTGAATGATACCAAAACGAAATCAAGAATTCTGGAGTGAAGTTTATAATATCGACATTTGACTTTATCTTTTGTTGCTATTTAGGGGAATGCCTTCTGAAACAAACAGACAATCTAAGTAAGGCACTCCAGGGGTCAAGGTATTTTGGCAACAGAAAGACAGAATTTAGCACCTCAAGTTGTTAATGTTTTGGAAAAATTCCAAAGCAACGAAATTTACGAACTTTCTTGGGAACGTACTATGAAATGGAAAATCCAGCCTGGTGTCGCTGACCCTAAACTctcaagaaaaaagaaaatgccagattattaaaaatcaactcTTAACCCacaaaaaaactatcatttccATGGTTACATATCATTTCCATGATTCACCAACATTATTGCCAATTGTATTTTGAAGAACATTATTGTCAATTGTATTTTGAAGCTTTCGATCTTATTATCAGTTTTATAAAACAGGAGTTTGATCATCTGGAATCAGTTTGTCACTTTTATTGTCAAGACATTAACCAATCTTTAGCTAAAACACAAATTGCATTTCTTCCAAGCATTGCAAC
Encoded here:
- the LOC100199130 gene encoding formimidoylglutamase, with amino-acid sequence MSKIGDPRLGDLLQLPYSGNKKAKVAILGYPCDIGVERNNGRVGSKNGPCCIRKKLEKMGTVINPEFNIDLSNIHFEDRGDIQISDSLENNHEILASEVSSLLNDGFIVIVVGGGNDQSYPNAKGLMSSMKSGNIGVVNIDAHLDVRPLINGSLAHSGSPFRQLLEDEMYIKDKGMFLEFASQGSQCSAEHVKYIQSKSGKIVWLSEIHKKGANECFKNVLNDFKSRPLFVSFDIDSITGADCPGVSCPSVIGLSAQDAVDICYLAGKNTYTKLLDLSEFNPNIEEDRTARLVVNMIYYFLLGIAER